From a region of the Corallococcus coralloides DSM 2259 genome:
- a CDS encoding DMT family transporter, which translates to MSTSSPAVAAPARLLSASDLAMIAVVVVWGTNYTLVKDALEGMPARAFMSLRFGLAALAMGLVLLAVEGHKPMPWKAFLRLTALGFVGNTLYQLCFIEGLARTTAANSGMLTAVSPVVTAALGAALGIERLRRPVVAGLSLAVVGTLLVVGARGPNLGASTWTGDALIVGSSLCWSIYTVGTRAVGEGISALRVTAITMLTGAPGVVLAGASQVIEMDASRVGASGWVALVYSALVPLVLAYFVWFRSVQQVGTNRTTLYGTGIPVVAALTAWAVRGERPTLFQVLGAALILTGVLISRRKDTAITKA; encoded by the coding sequence GTGAGCACCTCGTCGCCCGCGGTCGCAGCGCCTGCCCGTCTCCTCTCCGCCTCCGACCTGGCGATGATCGCCGTCGTGGTCGTCTGGGGGACGAACTACACCCTGGTGAAGGACGCGCTGGAGGGCATGCCGGCACGGGCCTTCATGTCGCTGCGCTTCGGGCTCGCGGCGCTCGCGATGGGGCTCGTGTTGCTCGCGGTGGAAGGCCACAAGCCGATGCCGTGGAAGGCGTTCCTGCGGCTCACCGCGCTGGGGTTCGTGGGCAACACGCTGTACCAGCTGTGCTTCATCGAAGGGCTCGCGCGGACCACGGCGGCCAACAGCGGCATGCTCACGGCAGTGAGCCCGGTGGTGACGGCGGCGCTGGGCGCGGCGCTGGGCATCGAACGGCTGCGGCGCCCTGTCGTCGCGGGGCTCTCGCTCGCGGTGGTGGGCACGCTGCTGGTCGTCGGCGCGCGAGGCCCGAACCTGGGCGCGTCGACGTGGACGGGCGATGCGCTGATTGTCGGCAGCTCGCTGTGCTGGTCCATCTACACGGTGGGCACGCGCGCCGTGGGAGAAGGCATCTCCGCGCTGCGCGTCACCGCCATCACCATGCTCACGGGAGCCCCGGGCGTCGTGCTGGCCGGCGCGTCCCAGGTCATCGAGATGGACGCGTCCCGTGTGGGTGCCTCCGGATGGGTGGCGCTCGTGTACTCGGCGCTGGTGCCGCTGGTGCTCGCGTACTTCGTGTGGTTCCGCAGCGTGCAGCAGGTGGGCACCAACCGCACGACGCTCTATGGCACCGGCATCCCCGTGGTCGCCGCCCTCACCGCCTGGGCCGTCCGCGGTGAGCGCCCCACCCTGTTCCAGGTGCTCGGCGCGGCGCTCATCC
- a CDS encoding pseudouridine-5'-phosphate glycosidase gives MDFRYSDEVRHAKDSGQPLVALETSVVAQGLPYPDNLAAARACEEAIRRAGAVPAPIALVDGEVWIGLEDAALRRLAEGKEKLLKVGSRDLAVAVATRASGGTTVSATCELAAAAGIRVFSTGGIGGVHRGASEHWDISQDIAALSRYPVAVVCAGAKSVLDLPKTMELLETAGVPVIGVGTNELPSFYSRESGLSLEHRADDAEAAARIAHARFETLGQGGVLYTVPPPVEAALPRNDVELHIASALADADRQGVRGKAVTPFLLGEMAKRTGGKTLKTNLALLENNARFAGALAVAYARLAKR, from the coding sequence ATGGACTTCCGTTATTCGGACGAGGTGCGGCACGCGAAGGACTCCGGGCAGCCGCTGGTGGCGCTGGAGACGAGCGTCGTCGCGCAGGGCCTGCCGTACCCAGACAACCTGGCCGCTGCTCGCGCGTGCGAGGAGGCCATCCGCCGCGCCGGCGCCGTGCCCGCGCCCATCGCGCTCGTGGACGGCGAGGTGTGGATTGGCCTGGAGGACGCCGCGCTGCGCCGCCTGGCCGAGGGCAAGGAGAAGCTCCTCAAGGTGGGCTCGCGCGACCTGGCCGTGGCGGTGGCCACCCGCGCCAGCGGCGGCACCACGGTGAGCGCCACGTGCGAGCTGGCCGCGGCGGCGGGCATCCGCGTCTTCTCCACCGGCGGCATCGGTGGCGTGCACCGGGGCGCTTCCGAGCACTGGGACATCTCGCAGGACATCGCGGCCTTGTCTCGCTACCCCGTCGCGGTGGTGTGCGCGGGCGCCAAGTCCGTGTTGGACCTGCCCAAGACGATGGAGCTGCTGGAGACGGCGGGTGTGCCCGTCATCGGCGTGGGCACGAACGAGCTGCCGTCCTTCTACAGCCGCGAGTCCGGCCTCTCCCTGGAGCACCGCGCGGACGACGCCGAGGCCGCCGCGCGCATCGCCCACGCTCGCTTCGAGACGCTGGGGCAGGGCGGCGTGCTCTACACCGTGCCGCCTCCGGTGGAGGCCGCGCTGCCTCGCAACGACGTGGAGCTGCACATCGCATCGGCGCTGGCGGACGCGGACCGGCAGGGCGTGCGCGGCAAGGCCGTGACGCCGTTCCTCCTGGGCGAGATGGCGAAGCGCACCGGGGGGAAGACGCTCAAGACGAACCTGGCGCTCCTGGAGAACAACGCGCGCTTCGCGGGGGCGCTGGCCGTGGCCTACGCCCGCCTCGCGAAGCGCTGA
- a CDS encoding GAF domain-containing protein — protein MAEVTLDLRGQPKTEAYAELKTHALAILEGVDDDICAMATMSCLLHHAFGHLWTGFYRVVTPGKLLRVGPYQGTLGCLEITFGKGVCGTSAAKGETVVVSDVHAFPGHITCDGRSASEIVVPVYGHNRELIAVLDIDSEHKNTFDDVDRAALEDLMAWFQHRTA, from the coding sequence ATGGCCGAAGTCACCCTGGATCTGCGCGGTCAGCCCAAGACCGAGGCATACGCCGAGCTGAAGACGCACGCGCTCGCCATCCTCGAAGGCGTGGATGACGACATCTGCGCGATGGCGACGATGAGCTGCCTGCTGCACCACGCGTTCGGCCACCTGTGGACCGGCTTCTACCGGGTGGTGACGCCCGGGAAGCTGCTGCGCGTGGGTCCCTATCAGGGGACGCTCGGGTGCCTGGAGATCACCTTCGGCAAGGGCGTGTGCGGCACGTCCGCGGCCAAGGGCGAGACGGTGGTGGTGTCGGACGTGCACGCGTTCCCGGGCCACATCACCTGCGATGGGCGCTCCGCATCTGAAATCGTGGTGCCGGTGTACGGGCACAATCGCGAGCTCATCGCGGTGCTCGACATCGACTCCGAGCACAAGAACACCTTCGACGACGTGGACCGCGCGGCGCTGGAGGACCTGATGGCCTGGTTCCAGCACCGCACGGCCTGA
- a CDS encoding SIR2 family NAD-dependent protein deacylase — protein sequence MLVLTGAGVSAESGVPTFRGMNGLWENHPVEAVASPQGFEANPALVWRFYSQRRTGAADVKPNPGHDALVRWEQHLGDRFLLATQNVDGLHTKAGSQRVVDMHGNLFRTKCADCQRAPFADTSVHPSGTVPKCDNCGGRLRPDIVWFGEMLDPNDLARIGEFITRNDGTRLVFLAAGTSGAVWPAAGIVDEVRSVRGDTWLVNYESAANTERFHHFVQGLSGEVLPTLAKLV from the coding sequence TTGCTCGTACTCACCGGCGCCGGAGTCTCCGCGGAGAGCGGAGTGCCCACCTTCCGGGGCATGAACGGGCTGTGGGAGAACCACCCCGTGGAGGCGGTGGCGTCGCCGCAGGGCTTCGAGGCGAACCCCGCGCTCGTCTGGCGCTTCTACTCGCAGCGCCGGACGGGGGCGGCGGACGTGAAGCCCAACCCGGGCCACGACGCGCTGGTGCGCTGGGAGCAGCACCTGGGTGACCGCTTCCTCCTGGCCACGCAGAACGTGGACGGCCTGCACACGAAGGCGGGCAGCCAGCGCGTGGTGGACATGCACGGCAACCTCTTCCGCACGAAGTGCGCGGACTGCCAGCGTGCGCCCTTCGCCGACACCTCCGTGCACCCGTCGGGCACGGTGCCGAAGTGCGACAACTGCGGAGGCCGGCTGCGGCCGGACATCGTCTGGTTCGGGGAGATGCTGGACCCCAACGACCTGGCGCGCATTGGCGAGTTCATCACGCGCAACGACGGCACGCGGCTGGTGTTCCTGGCCGCGGGGACGTCCGGGGCGGTGTGGCCCGCGGCGGGCATCGTGGACGAGGTGCGCTCCGTGCGCGGGGACACGTGGCTCGTGAACTACGAGTCCGCCGCGAACACAGAGCGCTTCCATCACTTCGTCCAGGGACTGAGCGGAGAGGTGCTGCCCACCCTGGCGAAGCTCGTCTGA
- a CDS encoding DEAD/DEAH box helicase produces the protein MSVDVTQEMHDPSLLIPEGRNLDSSLDLSQYSPRVAGFEVLRGRQPGEGREATGLVWVEPSTATEGFALTLHVDEGALRIQLNSREEALDVLQKNDAALVETSPTPLTIGGQQLVPSEALGRQLRIALNLSEPSSEEGDGTEVAVGALRPGGKVGAIVRDVATPASDGQQSPEPPSVPWAQLRGAFQNGVALKPHQEEGLAWLWRHAQVGSPGVLLADDMGLGKTLQVACFMTLRLLTAGGVERPHLVVCPTILLDNWKQELARFFQEDLWRTPFILHGAELRAVKRGDGLNTEFLAQQRLIITNYETLGAYQRSLLKVDFDVVVFDEAHNLKNPDTLRSRAARALKRSFAIALTGTPVENELFDVWAIYDAIQSRAPRVFGPRTSFREEHGGEQGPATLRSRLRYPSNDSTLMRREKADALKDLPEKRYQRHAVEMTALQEEQERLIARQASKRGAFWALAALQKLYQHPALLTDARGMNAGTALRESPKTRLCLELLEQVEGRANGGSAEKALVFVLSRAMQELLSGLIKERFRLASVPIINGEPENRRVALESIQTFSQARGFQVLLLSPLAAGAGLNIVAANHVIHYGRWWNPAKEDQATDRAHRIGQVRPVHVYYPLLHRQGRAEAGFDMRLHELVERKRSLARDFLAPVPEEAQQFAGVFQEGEG, from the coding sequence TTGTCCGTCGACGTGACGCAGGAGATGCACGACCCCTCGCTCCTGATTCCGGAAGGACGGAACCTCGATTCCAGCCTGGACCTCTCGCAGTACTCACCCCGGGTCGCGGGATTCGAAGTCCTGCGCGGGCGACAGCCCGGAGAAGGGCGTGAAGCGACCGGGCTGGTCTGGGTCGAGCCCTCCACGGCGACTGAAGGCTTCGCGCTGACCCTCCATGTCGATGAGGGGGCTCTGCGGATCCAGTTGAACTCGCGCGAAGAGGCACTGGACGTCCTCCAGAAGAACGATGCCGCTCTGGTGGAGACGAGTCCAACCCCGCTGACGATAGGGGGACAGCAACTGGTGCCAAGCGAAGCACTGGGCCGCCAGCTTCGGATCGCGCTCAACCTGTCGGAGCCATCCTCGGAGGAGGGCGACGGCACGGAGGTGGCTGTTGGCGCGCTTCGGCCCGGAGGCAAGGTTGGCGCCATTGTTCGGGACGTGGCGACTCCCGCCAGCGACGGGCAACAGTCACCCGAGCCGCCTTCCGTTCCCTGGGCGCAGTTGCGCGGGGCCTTCCAGAATGGAGTGGCCCTCAAGCCGCATCAGGAAGAGGGCCTGGCGTGGCTGTGGCGGCACGCCCAGGTGGGTTCCCCTGGCGTCCTGCTCGCGGACGACATGGGATTGGGCAAGACCCTGCAGGTCGCGTGCTTCATGACCTTGAGGTTGCTCACGGCGGGGGGAGTGGAGCGGCCCCACCTCGTGGTCTGTCCGACCATCCTGCTCGACAACTGGAAGCAGGAACTCGCCCGCTTCTTCCAGGAAGACCTCTGGCGGACGCCCTTCATTCTGCACGGGGCGGAGCTTCGGGCCGTCAAGCGTGGGGACGGACTCAATACCGAGTTCCTCGCGCAGCAGCGGTTGATCATCACCAACTACGAAACGCTGGGGGCCTACCAGCGCTCTTTATTGAAGGTGGATTTCGACGTTGTCGTCTTCGACGAGGCGCACAACCTCAAGAACCCGGACACGTTGCGTTCTCGCGCCGCCAGGGCGCTCAAGCGCTCCTTCGCCATCGCGCTCACGGGTACGCCGGTCGAGAACGAATTGTTCGATGTCTGGGCCATCTACGATGCGATCCAGAGCCGTGCGCCAAGGGTCTTCGGCCCGCGCACCTCCTTCCGTGAGGAACACGGCGGTGAACAAGGGCCCGCGACACTCCGAAGCCGGCTGCGATATCCGTCCAACGACAGCACCCTCATGCGCCGCGAGAAGGCGGATGCCCTCAAGGACCTTCCGGAGAAGCGCTACCAGCGTCACGCAGTCGAGATGACGGCGCTTCAGGAAGAGCAGGAGCGGCTCATCGCCCGGCAGGCTTCGAAGCGCGGAGCATTCTGGGCTCTCGCGGCGCTCCAGAAGCTCTACCAGCACCCTGCGCTGTTGACGGACGCGCGAGGGATGAACGCGGGGACCGCGCTCCGGGAGAGCCCGAAGACGCGCCTCTGCCTGGAGCTGCTGGAACAGGTGGAGGGGCGGGCGAACGGAGGGAGCGCGGAGAAGGCCCTCGTGTTCGTTCTCTCCCGCGCCATGCAGGAACTCTTGTCGGGACTCATCAAGGAGAGGTTTCGGCTGGCGTCCGTCCCCATCATCAATGGAGAGCCCGAAAACCGCCGCGTGGCGCTGGAGTCCATCCAGACGTTCTCGCAAGCCAGGGGGTTCCAGGTCCTTCTGCTGAGCCCTCTCGCCGCGGGCGCGGGGCTCAACATCGTCGCAGCGAACCACGTCATTCACTACGGGCGTTGGTGGAACCCCGCGAAGGAGGACCAGGCCACGGACCGGGCCCATCGCATCGGTCAGGTCCGGCCCGTCCATGTCTACTATCCGCTGCTGCACCGGCAGGGTCGCGCGGAGGCGGGGTTCGACATGCGGCTCCACGAGCTCGTCGAGCGCAAGCGCTCGCTGGCCCGCGACTTCCTGGCGCCCGTTCCCGAAGAGGCGCAGCAGTTCGCAGGCGTGTTTCAAGAGGGGGAGGGCTGA
- a CDS encoding EH signature domain-containing protein, which translates to MGLDDWLDEMGERQKVVLAGLGTFQQQVEEGMQQLFLRVETAQQRADDREPDRLARMRQTLDVAAVLKKLHARDFASLTRRERRAVPGLWREVGPKDMAWFLTLSPDSLPRLVRQRLRDWSSSEDAASQREWAKLVGQRPLEKSAVRWALPMSVEEALGPDGPGTLAKHWLAHPLVDVVEMLKNSGLKPGNSYAGHVIARYLLRRLQSRQDVAEGLKFLVDEPLGRSWMPHNNTDDVAVSAPLEARVAVVAATLACWGNGQVASDVRGRIEERLIARDSVFGDPRLTTLSKAWQAVRVLGEAAFDEFLAALIQQDLEFFFERAMHEQDRRKFWLNYLGAIRRTTCWLDSVTYDVLHSKFATLPVEQQAAFRRAKRLPQGDVSAFELSFERYVVVEFSRTGNATYIYEHGESTQVLKRAVVEHASHFKHRGATRLIHTPGWQLRFEQALLDLGIAKDRRVKRNMR; encoded by the coding sequence ATGGGACTGGACGACTGGCTCGATGAGATGGGCGAACGGCAGAAGGTCGTCCTGGCCGGGCTCGGGACGTTCCAGCAGCAGGTGGAAGAGGGGATGCAGCAGCTCTTCCTCCGCGTGGAGACGGCCCAGCAGCGTGCGGATGACCGTGAGCCCGACCGCCTTGCCAGGATGCGGCAGACGCTGGACGTCGCGGCGGTGCTCAAGAAGCTGCATGCGCGGGACTTCGCCAGCCTGACGCGACGGGAGCGACGCGCGGTGCCAGGCCTGTGGCGTGAGGTGGGCCCGAAAGACATGGCCTGGTTCCTCACCCTGAGCCCGGACAGCCTGCCTCGGTTGGTGCGGCAGCGGCTCCGAGACTGGAGCTCATCCGAGGACGCCGCTTCTCAACGCGAGTGGGCGAAGCTGGTGGGACAGCGGCCCCTGGAGAAGAGCGCGGTGCGGTGGGCGCTTCCCATGTCCGTCGAAGAGGCATTGGGCCCTGATGGGCCTGGCACGTTGGCGAAGCATTGGCTGGCCCATCCCCTGGTGGATGTGGTCGAGATGCTCAAGAACTCCGGTCTCAAGCCCGGAAACTCCTACGCGGGGCACGTCATCGCGAGGTACCTGCTGCGGCGGCTTCAATCCCGTCAGGACGTGGCGGAGGGATTGAAGTTCCTGGTGGATGAGCCCCTGGGGCGGTCGTGGATGCCGCACAACAACACGGATGATGTCGCGGTTTCGGCTCCGCTGGAGGCCCGTGTCGCGGTAGTCGCCGCCACCTTGGCGTGCTGGGGGAATGGCCAGGTTGCGTCCGACGTCCGGGGCCGGATCGAGGAACGGCTGATCGCCAGGGACAGTGTCTTCGGGGATCCCAGGCTGACGACCTTGAGCAAGGCGTGGCAGGCCGTGCGTGTGTTGGGGGAGGCGGCGTTCGATGAGTTCCTGGCTGCGCTCATCCAGCAGGATCTGGAGTTCTTCTTCGAGCGCGCGATGCACGAACAGGACCGGCGGAAGTTCTGGTTGAACTACCTGGGCGCCATCCGCCGGACGACCTGCTGGCTGGACTCCGTGACGTATGACGTCCTGCACTCGAAGTTCGCGACGCTGCCCGTAGAACAGCAAGCCGCGTTCCGACGGGCCAAGCGGCTTCCGCAGGGCGATGTCAGTGCGTTCGAGTTGTCCTTCGAAAGATATGTGGTGGTGGAGTTCTCAAGGACTGGAAACGCCACCTACATCTACGAGCACGGAGAATCGACGCAGGTTCTGAAGCGCGCGGTCGTTGAACACGCAAGCCATTTCAAGCACAGGGGCGCGACACGGCTGATCCACACGCCTGGGTGGCAGCTCCGCTTCGAGCAGGCGCTGCTGGATCTGGGAATCGCGAAGGACCGCCGTGTGAAACGCAACATGCGCTGA
- a CDS encoding poly(A) polymerase, which produces MSQERFTTSREVYHRIRWDSRHDAREFVVGYDAHRGAMEEMPFEAFIPDGEIPWHRVWYFKRGPQVVWDRKARIDLLSNTRPVEEPALSPPITVPGFTPLPAWRYDARLGAWTQASRDPGHALPAVAPLTVATFNVLFDLYDAELLATERRTPATLALLRETHADVIALQEVTPSFLKALLAEPWVREHYWLSDGPSAQTVTPYGQVLLSRVPLASVWQRVFSRDKRIITAELHLSGGTLWVATPHLTSDRDASGASARAVQVEALLEWARVLGSTSDTEAPDLVLAGDFNFGDGAPEAESFARAGFVDAWSTLRASEAGETFNPRLNSLAALTTVAGALRRLDRVLVASSSDRLAPESVELFGEAPLAGPPGPTGQALFASDHFGLRCVLRREAVASSEGLTARSSTALVHHTALVLIPPDDVWGPIQALRKKHDAKFQRWMPHITLLYPFVPEEDFETAEAILMDALQGFEPFDVTLSAFGHFEHRANATAWLRPDDQPSGALAALHAKLVAALPECASSAHGGFTPHLSVGQLPLSADIARMLAEWQRAWRPLKFRAGELCLIRRKGDTPFEVIRRIPLAQAPRAIPEHEDAPLREALASIGAVESHEGHAARTAAVEQLRQHCERIGATLHPYGSYLLGTDGAGSDVDAVAIGPAELSRDAFAQSLLQALAPGSARYVADAAIPLVKLTLGGVSFDLAYAGRPEGVPPEDPLTLLGLHGEQLDPAGLRAVLGLADTLGLMDAVARDAARTERFRTLLRAVKAWARARGIYSHALGYLGGLSWTLLAAWACTRATPDAMRSDAALLSHFFGTFAAWPWPQPVTLTPETARYRPEGKRDLLPVIAPALPARNTARNVSRSTYRVIREELLRARELVARARSSRAPSSWAALFQPLSAHETSPAALRLSVDAPTAEDREVVAGWILGHVTALVYRLEGDRRLSVRPMQSAQASGTLLIGLDVREARDAAALSWHPSSPLFAAVEAFRASFQEWTHRPSGAVLQVEWVRGNDSSRSDAPVS; this is translated from the coding sequence ATGTCCCAGGAACGCTTCACGACCAGCCGCGAGGTGTATCACCGGATCCGGTGGGACTCGCGGCATGACGCCCGCGAGTTCGTCGTTGGTTACGATGCGCATCGCGGCGCGATGGAGGAGATGCCCTTCGAGGCCTTCATCCCCGACGGCGAGATTCCGTGGCACCGCGTCTGGTACTTCAAGCGCGGACCCCAGGTGGTGTGGGACCGCAAGGCGCGCATCGACCTGCTGAGCAACACCCGGCCCGTGGAGGAGCCCGCGCTTTCTCCACCCATCACGGTGCCGGGTTTCACGCCCTTGCCCGCATGGAGGTACGACGCGCGCCTGGGAGCGTGGACCCAGGCCTCTCGTGATCCGGGCCATGCGCTTCCCGCCGTGGCGCCGCTCACCGTCGCCACCTTCAACGTCCTCTTCGACCTGTACGACGCGGAGTTGCTGGCGACCGAGCGGAGGACTCCGGCGACGCTCGCGCTGCTCCGTGAGACCCACGCGGACGTCATCGCTCTGCAGGAAGTCACCCCGTCGTTCCTCAAAGCCCTGCTCGCGGAACCGTGGGTGCGTGAGCACTACTGGCTGTCGGACGGTCCCAGTGCGCAGACGGTCACTCCCTACGGGCAGGTGCTCCTGTCGCGTGTGCCGCTTGCCTCCGTGTGGCAGCGCGTCTTCTCCCGCGACAAGCGCATCATCACCGCCGAGCTGCACCTCTCGGGCGGCACGTTGTGGGTGGCCACACCGCACCTGACGAGCGACCGGGACGCGTCTGGCGCCTCCGCGCGCGCCGTGCAGGTCGAGGCCCTCCTCGAATGGGCCCGCGTGCTCGGGTCCACGAGCGATACCGAGGCGCCGGACCTGGTGCTGGCCGGTGACTTCAACTTCGGCGACGGTGCTCCAGAAGCGGAGTCCTTCGCGCGCGCCGGCTTCGTGGATGCGTGGTCCACGCTGAGAGCTTCGGAAGCGGGGGAGACGTTCAACCCCCGGTTGAACAGTCTGGCTGCGCTCACCACTGTCGCGGGAGCGCTCCGGCGGTTGGACCGGGTGCTGGTGGCGTCTTCTTCGGACCGGCTCGCTCCTGAGTCCGTGGAGCTCTTCGGCGAAGCGCCCCTGGCGGGGCCGCCCGGGCCCACCGGGCAGGCCCTCTTCGCTTCGGATCACTTCGGTCTGCGCTGCGTCCTGCGGCGTGAAGCGGTCGCATCGTCCGAGGGACTCACCGCACGCTCCTCCACGGCCCTGGTCCACCACACGGCCCTGGTGCTCATCCCTCCTGACGATGTCTGGGGCCCCATCCAGGCGCTGCGCAAGAAGCACGACGCGAAGTTCCAGCGGTGGATGCCTCACATCACGCTGCTGTATCCCTTCGTTCCGGAAGAGGACTTCGAGACGGCGGAAGCCATCCTCATGGATGCGCTCCAGGGCTTCGAACCCTTCGACGTGACGCTCTCCGCGTTCGGCCACTTCGAGCACCGTGCCAATGCGACAGCATGGCTCCGCCCTGATGATCAGCCCTCCGGCGCACTGGCGGCCCTGCACGCGAAGCTCGTGGCGGCCCTGCCTGAATGCGCCTCGTCCGCCCACGGTGGCTTCACGCCCCACCTCTCCGTGGGACAGCTCCCGCTCTCCGCGGACATCGCCCGCATGCTCGCCGAGTGGCAGCGTGCATGGCGGCCGCTCAAGTTCCGCGCGGGCGAGCTCTGCCTCATCCGGAGGAAGGGGGACACGCCCTTCGAGGTCATCCGGCGCATTCCGCTGGCCCAGGCGCCCCGCGCAATCCCAGAGCACGAGGATGCTCCGCTGCGCGAGGCACTGGCCTCCATCGGCGCCGTCGAATCACACGAAGGGCACGCCGCCAGGACCGCGGCGGTGGAGCAACTGCGCCAGCATTGCGAACGCATCGGCGCCACGCTGCATCCCTATGGCTCCTATCTCCTGGGCACGGATGGCGCGGGCAGTGACGTGGACGCGGTCGCCATCGGACCGGCTGAGCTGTCCCGCGATGCCTTCGCTCAATCGCTCCTCCAGGCGCTGGCACCGGGCTCGGCCCGCTACGTGGCGGACGCTGCCATCCCGCTGGTGAAGCTGACCCTCGGGGGCGTGAGCTTCGACCTGGCCTATGCGGGCCGTCCGGAGGGCGTACCTCCGGAGGATCCCCTCACGCTGCTCGGACTACACGGCGAGCAGCTCGACCCCGCCGGTCTCCGCGCCGTGTTGGGCCTGGCGGACACGTTGGGCCTGATGGACGCCGTCGCGCGTGACGCCGCACGGACCGAGCGGTTCCGGACCCTGCTGCGCGCGGTGAAGGCCTGGGCCCGGGCCCGGGGCATCTACTCGCACGCGCTGGGCTACCTCGGTGGACTGTCGTGGACGCTGCTCGCGGCCTGGGCCTGCACCCGCGCGACTCCGGACGCCATGCGGTCCGACGCGGCGCTCCTTTCGCACTTCTTCGGCACCTTCGCTGCCTGGCCGTGGCCCCAGCCGGTGACGCTCACTCCCGAAACGGCGCGCTACCGGCCCGAAGGCAAGCGCGACCTCCTGCCCGTCATCGCCCCCGCGCTCCCGGCTCGAAACACCGCGCGCAATGTGTCCCGGTCCACCTACCGCGTCATCCGGGAGGAGCTGCTCCGGGCCCGCGAACTGGTGGCCAGGGCCCGCTCCTCCCGCGCGCCTTCCTCCTGGGCGGCGCTCTTCCAGCCCCTGAGCGCCCACGAGACCTCCCCGGCCGCGTTGCGCCTGTCCGTCGACGCGCCCACCGCCGAGGACCGCGAGGTCGTCGCGGGGTGGATCCTCGGACATGTCACGGCCCTGGTGTACCGGCTGGAAGGAGACCGGCGTCTCTCCGTGCGTCCCATGCAATCCGCACAGGCCTCGGGAACGCTGCTCATCGGTCTGGACGTGCGCGAGGCTCGGGACGCGGCTGCGTTGTCCTGGCATCCGTCCAGTCCGCTGTTCGCGGCCGTGGAGGCGTTCCGTGCGTCCTTCCAGGAGTGGACGCACCGCCCATCCGGCGCGGTGCTCCAGGTCGAGTGGGTGCGTGGCAATGACAGCTCACGGAGCGACGCACCCGTTTCGTAA
- a CDS encoding DUF6068 family protein, which translates to MTMRPSLPLAALLGAALSFLPGCESTKSSGPSASDTRSQDAASVQAAEAWARARVGDRVTYSFSATRGPEPRGGGTARTLQGQLTLEVVAVQQPWVWVRAAYRDEGGRPLSQVRLAQDLIIPVRADVSRPLDVPRGGTATAEVSSSAGRTWEAVRYVSDQRSFDGPLRTRVYANAPGPLYLARGLIEASTESAGFRVPGGYQLKLQEVREGSADASAPVPSMERPLGPGAYYERYVDVGPAPGVQRVCFTAERGYLLRAEGPVDANAAPCSDFSQAEPEPLEELLMGLPSEVVFTEDWPPAAAANGSRGTFSAEGHEVPALITQSNEDVEGTQRVFSDTYAADPWAPGLAGLPYEARFQPLANSTDRVVTGGKREPEGGTRIVRWGSWLAGQK; encoded by the coding sequence ATGACCATGCGCCCTTCCCTCCCCCTCGCCGCGCTGTTGGGTGCGGCCCTGTCGTTCCTCCCCGGCTGCGAGAGCACGAAGTCGAGCGGCCCCTCCGCCTCCGACACGCGGTCTCAGGACGCGGCCTCCGTGCAGGCCGCCGAAGCCTGGGCGCGCGCTCGCGTGGGTGACCGCGTCACCTATTCCTTCAGCGCGACGCGGGGCCCCGAGCCTCGTGGCGGCGGCACCGCGCGCACGCTCCAGGGGCAGCTGACGCTGGAAGTGGTGGCCGTGCAGCAACCCTGGGTCTGGGTGCGTGCGGCCTACCGCGATGAAGGCGGCAGGCCGCTGTCGCAGGTGCGGCTGGCGCAGGACCTGATCATCCCCGTGCGCGCGGACGTGTCACGCCCGCTCGACGTGCCGCGCGGAGGCACGGCCACCGCCGAGGTCTCCTCCAGCGCGGGCCGCACCTGGGAGGCCGTGCGCTACGTCAGCGACCAGCGCTCCTTCGACGGCCCCCTGCGCACGCGCGTGTACGCCAACGCGCCGGGCCCGCTGTACCTCGCCCGTGGCCTGATTGAAGCGAGCACGGAGTCCGCCGGCTTCCGCGTGCCGGGCGGATACCAGCTGAAGCTGCAAGAGGTCCGCGAGGGCTCGGCCGATGCCAGCGCCCCGGTACCCTCGATGGAGCGGCCCCTGGGCCCGGGCGCGTACTACGAGCGATACGTGGACGTGGGTCCCGCGCCCGGCGTGCAGCGCGTGTGCTTCACCGCGGAGCGTGGCTACCTCCTGCGCGCCGAGGGCCCTGTCGACGCCAATGCCGCCCCCTGCTCCGACTTCTCGCAGGCCGAGCCGGAGCCCCTGGAGGAGCTGCTGATGGGGCTGCCTTCGGAGGTGGTGTTCACGGAGGACTGGCCGCCTGCCGCGGCGGCCAATGGCAGTCGGGGCACGTTCAGCGCGGAGGGCCACGAAGTGCCCGCGCTCATCACCCAGAGCAACGAGGACGTCGAAGGCACCCAGCGCGTCTTCTCCGATACCTACGCGGCCGACCCATGGGCGCCGGGGCTCGCGGGCCTGCCGTATGAGGCGCGCTTCCAGCCGCTCGCCAACAGCACCGACCGCGTGGTGACGGGCGGCAAGCGCGAGCCGGAGGGCGGCACGCGGATCGTGCGCTGGGGTTCGTGGCTCGCGGGACAGAAGTGA